The following proteins come from a genomic window of Diorhabda carinulata isolate Delta chromosome X, icDioCari1.1, whole genome shotgun sequence:
- the LOC130900673 gene encoding guanine nucleotide-binding protein subunit beta-like protein 1, with protein sequence MSILPPDPVYSFRKDMGHIHCLNFCVRGEKFVSQLLAGTEKGTVYFWDLESNRLQLKQDMGKSIQSIHSFDYKIITQEKEGQVKLWSVKKSSYQVESQATCVMSFCKSILINKTLLVPQEEGCVDILNINDLTKVNQLNPGRENLGSIMALQEVNLGSNYCVMAGYETGDVVLWDLNTFQPCGHIQLHDQLTSLTFDPISKRAVSGSSSDTLEVFTINNAYEMAIIGECSITNKGCNVVKVRSDSKIVVSGGWDRRIRIFSCKTFRVLTVLNDHEGPITDIQFSPFPVNYWESNIMAVSGTDGLITLWDLYN encoded by the exons ATGTCAATTTTACCACCTGACCCAGTATACTCTTTTAGGAAAGATATGGGGCACATTCACTGTCTAAATTTTTGTGTGCGGGGAGAAAAGTTTGTTTCACAACTTTTAGCAGGGACCGAAAAAGGTACAGtgtatttttgggatttggag tcaaATAGATTACAACTTAAACAAGACATGGGCAAATCAATACAATCTATTCACAGTTTtgactataaaataataacacaaGAAAAAGAAGGGCAAGTCAAACTTTGGTCGGTTAAAAAAAGTTCTTATCAAGTAGAAAGTCAAGCTACATGTGTTATGAGCTTCtgtaaaagtattttaataaacaaaactttACTAGTACCTCAAGAAGAGGGTTGTGTAGATATCTTAAATATTAATGATTTAACAAAAGTAAATCAGTTAAATCCAGGAAGGGAGAACTTAGGCTCCATAATGGCTTTACAAGAAGTAAATTTGGGAAGTAACTATTGTGTTATGGCTGGATATGAAACAG GTGATGTAGTTTTATGGGATTTGAATACATTCCAGCCTTGTGGACATATACAACTTCACGATCAATTAACATCTCTGACATTTGATCCTATTTCTAAGAGAGCTGTTAGTGGATCTTCGTCTGATACCCTTGAGGTGTTTACCATAAATAATGCATACGAAATGGCTATTATAGGAGAATGTTCCATTACAAATAAG GGTTGTAATGTAGTGAAAGTTAGATCTGACTCTAAAATAGTTGTGTCTGGCGGATGGGATCGTCGAATCaggatattttcttgtaaaacaTTCAGAGTATTGACAGTTTTGAACGATCATGAAGGACCTATTACTGATATCCAATTTTCGCCGTTTCCCGTAAATTATTGGGAGTCCAATATAATGGCAGTTAGCGGAACTGATGGACTAATAACACTTTGGGATTTGTACAACTAA
- the LOC130900674 gene encoding retinal rod rhodopsin-sensitive cGMP 3',5'-cyclic phosphodiesterase subunit delta, translating to MTTEVKNPDDVLKGFQINWICLRDADGGKIFWQGSDDLSHSDIEHEARVPKTILKCRAVSREFNFSSKEQMEKFRLEQKVLFKGRCLEEWYFEFGFVMSESTNTWQSIMEAAPESQMMPASVLNGNIVIETKFFDDDRLITTSRVRVFYV from the exons ATGACTACGGAAGTTAAAAATCCTGACGACGTTTTAAAGGGTTTCCAAAT AAACTGGATCTGTTTGAGAGACGCCGACGGCGGTAAAATATTTTGGCAAGGTTCGGACGATTTAAGTCACTCTGACATTGAACATGAAGCTCGAGTACCTAAAACAATCCTCAAATGTCGTGCAGTATCTCGAGAGTTTAATTTTAGCTCCAAAGAGCAAATGGAAAAATTCCGGTTGGaacaaaaagtattatttaaagGGAGATGTCTTGAAGAATGGTACTTCGAATTTGGTTTTGTTATGTCAGAGTCGACAAATACATGGCAATCTATTATGGAGGCCGCACCAGAATCACAGATGATGCCCGCCTCTGTTTTAAA CGGGAATATCGTTATAGAAACTAAGTTTTTTGATGACGATCGGTTGATAACTACTTCTAGAGTAAGAGTTTTCTACGTTTAA
- the LOC130900675 gene encoding small G protein signaling modulator 1-like: MSQSEKDYKERLIAIVKKEVKQLMEESVTKKFVHEESGCVTSLCGAVEACLSQGLRRRALGLFKTSSTTALLHKIAKHSPEAAKISKKVEELENADPTRRSSSSSDSVTKPTLKKNTSLPSNPLPKYLWIRLALFDKQLAKIIDYLVSNAQKYYDKDALVADPEYGTILSSLMMGPCALDYSRMKNHDHYWTDPPADELVQRHRISSAHSTPPSVRRPILNFRRSLNTSSEDVITNRSATQQIAKDYVETLHQNSKATLLFGKNNVLVLPVNSDLLKPIPGYLSLHQMASGLAIKWTPNQLMNGFVEEAYDKSIYWDYALNVRLDEIVYVHCHQDSETGGTVILVGQDGVQRPPIHFPKGGHMLAFLSCIETGLLPHGRLDPPLWSQRTGKNHTKRRRPLSALTEMQENSKDYVFRIIDNTCNHKDILKRNQLLDTHASLPTKVRLQLGSTSTSSESSSKSFSLDQNVPDSPPSVCIQAVCDSMKRQIISRAFYGWLAYCRHLSTVRTHLSGLVNTKIVNGEGANEGITPEKWKELCLDGVVSDYAEIYRLTYFGGIAQELRHEIWPYLLGHYKFGSTSEQRNELSEETRQAYENTLSEWLAVEAIVKQRDKENQAHAIAKLSSESTSTEQVPPPVQEELCNEVFADGVITDEEDEEESLEEDKERNKKESIQNKQNTIKYVSDEEDSGKEAENIIDTIDETDQICNDTDEIVSDTKQDNEKSLVKINEELKDFIHNVIVINASVDICNLGNESPRMSNLDAVTEENNSSLDTCIETHGLASPARSACVSPASSNGGVYSQELLETFGLNLHRIEKDVQRCDRNFWYFMEKENLDKLRNVMCTYVWEHLDIGYMQGMCDLVAPLLVIFNEESLTYACFCHLMERMVENFPNGNAMDCHFANMRSLIQILDSEMYELMQSHGDYTHFYFCYRWFLLDFKRELMYPDVNATWEVIWAAQQVASAHFVLFLALSLLETYRDIIISNGMDFTDIIKFFNEMAERHNVQSVLQLARDLVLQLQILIENK, encoded by the exons atgtcacaAAGCG aaaaagacTATAAGGAGCGACTGATAGCGATAGTGAAAAAAGAGGTGAAGCAATTAATGGAAGAATCAGTCACTAAGAAATTCGTCCACGAAGAAAGCGGCTGTGTAACGTCGTTGTGTGGAGCTGTAGAGGCCTGCCTATCACAGG GTTTAAGAAGAAGAGCTCTTGgtttgttcaaaacgtcttcgACAACGGCTCTTTTACACAAAATAGCCAAGCACAGCCCCGAAGCGGCTAAGATATCTAAGAAAGTTGAAGAATTGGAAAACGCAGATCCAACTAGGAGATCTTCTAGCAGTAGCGATAGCGTCACCAAACCAACTTTGAAGAAAAATACTTCTTTACCTAGTAATCCGCTGCCAAAGTATCTCTGGATAAG ATTAGCCCTATTTGACAAACAGCTAGCCAAAATAATAGATTACTTAGTATCAAACGCTCAAAAGTATTACGATAAAGACGCTTTAGTAGCAGATCCAGAATACGGAACAATTCTAAGTTCATTAATGATGGGTCCTTGCGCTTTGGACTACTCCAGAATGAAGAACCACGACCACTATTGGACGGATCCGCCAGCTGACGAATTA GTACAGCGACATAGAATTTCTAGTGCCCATTCAACACCGCCTTCAGTTCGTAGACCGATACTGAATTTTAGAAGGTCCTTGAATACCAGCTCTGAAGATGTTATTACTAATCGGTCCGCCACTCAACAGATAGCCAAAGATTACGTGGAAACTCTACATCAAAATTCGAAAGCTACTTTACTTTTTGGGAAAAACAACGTATTAGTTTTACCCGTAAATTCGGATTTATTGAAACCTATACCCGG ATATTTAAGTTTGCATCAAATGGCGTCAGGATTAGCTATTAAATGGACGCCTAATCAACTAATGAATGGTTTTGTCGAAGAAGCCTATGACAAAAG TATTTACTGGGATTATGCATTGAACGTTCGATTAGACGAGATAGTTTACGTCCATTGTCATCAGGATAGTGAAACGGGCGGCACTGTGATATTAGTTGGACAAGACGGTGTACAAAGGCCTCCGATACATTTCCCTAAAGGTGGACACATGTTAGCGTTTCTAAGTTGTATAGAAACGGGATTATTACCTCACGGTCGGTTAGATCCTCCATTATGGTCTCAAAGGACAGGGAAAAACCACACGAAAAGAAGAAGACCTTTATCGGCTTTAACGGAAATGCAAGAAAATAGTAAAGATTACGTTTTTAGGATTATTGATAATACATGTAATCACAAAGATATAT TAAAACGTAATCAACTGTTAGACACGCACGCTTCATTGCCTACAAAAGTTAGGTTACAATTAGGTAGTACCAGCACAAGTTCAGAAAGTTCTTCTAAGAGCTTCAGTTTAGATCAGAACGTTCCTGATAGTCCTCCGAGTGTTTGCATCCAAGCCGTATGCGATTCAATGAAAAGACAGATTATTTCCAG AGCATTCTACGGATGGTTGGCGTATTGTCGGCATCTTTCCACAGTCCGGACACATCTTAGCGGACTTGTTAACACAAAAATAGTAAATGGCGAAGGTGCTAACGAAGGAATAACACcagaaaaatggaaagaattaTGTTTAGATGGTGTAGTATCTGATTATGCCGAAATTTATAGGTTAACTTATTTTGGTGGAATAGCTCAAGAATTGAGGCACGAAATTTGGCCGTATCTACTTGGTCATTACAAATTCGGAAGTACTTCTGAACAGAGAAACGAATTGAGCGAAGAAACAAGACAAGC gTATGAAAATACGTTGTCGGAATGGTTAGCAGTAGAAGCGATAGTAAAACAAAGAGATAAAGAGAACCAAGCACACGCTATAGCTAAATTAAGTAGTGAGAGTACTTCAACTGAACAAGTACCGCCCCCAGTACAAGAAGAATTATGTAAcgaa gtGTTTGCAGATGGAGTTATAACTGacgaagaagatgaagaagaatcGTTAGAAGAAGATAAAGAAAGGAATAAGAAAGAGTCGAtacaaaataagcaaaatactattaaatatgTTAGCGACGAAGAAGATTCGGGAAAAGAAgctgaaaatataattgatacaattgatgaaactgaTCAAATATGTAACGATACGGATGAAATAGTATCAGATACGAAGCAAGATAACGAAAAATCTTtggtaaaaataaatgaagagcTAAAAGACTTTATCCATAATGTGATTGTAATAAATGCGAGCGTGGATATATGTAATTTAG GAAACGAAAGTCCAAGGATGTCCAACCTCGATGCAGTtacagaagaaaataattcttctttAGATACATGTATAGAAACCCATGGATTAGCTTCACCGGCTAGATCTGCTTGCGTATCACCTGCCAGCTCTAACGGAGGCGTATACAGT CAAGAGCTTCTCGAAACGTTCGGCCTAAATTTACATCGAATAGAAAAAGATGTACAAAGATGTGACAgaaatttttggtatttcatggaaaaggaaaatttagataaattgaGAAATGTGATGTGCAC GTATGTTTGGGAACATTTGGATATTGGGTACATGCAGGGTATGTGTGATTTAGTAGCGCCCCTGTTGGTAATATTCAACGAAGAATCGTTAACTTACGCCTGTTTTTGTCATTTAATGGAAAGAATGGTTGAAAATTTTCCCAATGGAAACGCCATGGATTGTCATTTCGCCAATATGAGATCGCTGATACAAATTTTGGATTCGGAAATGTACGAATTGATGCAATCTCATGGAGATTATacgcatttttatttttgttatag atggtttttattggattttaaaCGAGAACTGATGTATCCTGATGTTAATGCTACTTGGGAGGTTATTTGGGCTGCACAACAAGTAGCTTCGGCacatttcgttttatttttagcCCTTTCCCTTTTGGAAACATACAGAGATATTATCATTTCCAACGGGATGGATTTTACTGatattattaagttttttaaTG aaatggccGAAAGACATAATGTACAATCAGTATTACAATTAGCCAGAGATCTGGTTCTTCAATTACAAATACTTatagaaaacaaatga
- the LOC130900677 gene encoding NAD-dependent protein deacylase Sirt4-like — MVKRTLLKLPYSTRTFSSELFKFVPKHNEVRQDEIDVVKRFIDESNKILILTGAGISTESGIPDYRSEEVGLYARTNHKPIQYQEFLKNASSRQRYWARNFVGWDTFSRRQPNAIHFSIKNLEHNLNKVTSVVTQNVDNLHFKAGSEKVIELHGSAYRVICLQCNSSYNRHYIQEELKKLNPSMLESTTMIRPDGDVDIPLEAVKTFKPPFCEACNGILKPDIIFFGDNVPKTRVEDIRKAVSSSDSLLILGTSLTVFSSYRIVLQASEENKKMALINIGPTRADNLVYLKISARCGDILPRIC, encoded by the exons atggtGAAACGAACTTTACTCAAGTTACCATACTCCACAAGGACCTTTTCTAGCGAACTGTTTAAATTTGTCCCTAAGCATAACGAAGTAAGGCAGGATGAAATTGATGTTGTAAAAAGATTTATTGATGAATCTAATAAGATTTTAATTCTTACTGGTGCTGGAATTTCGACAGAATCAG GAATTCCTGATTATCGTTCAGAGGAAGTAGGTTTGTATGCTAGGACCAATCATAAACCAATTCAAtatcaagaatttttaaaaaatgccaGTTCCAGGCAACGATATTGGGCTAGAAATTTCGTAGGTTGGGATACTTTTTCTCGAAGGCAACCCAATGCTATACATTTCTCCATTAAGAACTTAGAAcacaatttaaataaa GTAACATCTGTGGTTACCCAAAATGTGGACAACCTTCATTTTAAAGCGGGTAGTGAAAAAGTGATTGAACTTCACGGTAGCGCCTACAGGGTGATTTGTTTACAATGTAATTCTAGTTATAATAGACATTATATacaagaagaattaaaaaaattgaatccttCAATGTTGGAATCTACAACTATGATTAGACCAGATGGTGATGTAGATATACCATTG GAGGCTGTAAAAACCTTCAAACCCCCGTTTTGTGAAGCTTGTAATGGAATACTCAAAccagatataatttttttcggagATAATGTACCAAAAACGCGAGTTGAAGATATTAGAAAGGCTGTGAGCAGTAGTGATTCACTTTTAATTCTAGGTACTAGTTTAACCGTCTTTTCCAGTTATAGAATTGTTCTACAAGCTTCAGAAGAGAATAAGAAGATGGCTCTCATTAATATCGGTCCAACTAGAGCGGATAATttagtatatttgaaaatatctgcTAGGTGTGGAGACATATTGCCTAGAATATGTTGA